In Chitinophagales bacterium, a single genomic region encodes these proteins:
- a CDS encoding acyl-CoA carboxylase subunit beta — MQDKLKLLQSKQEKAKLGGGEKRIKSQHDKGKLTARERLHFLLDEGSFEEIGMLVTHRSTDFGLDKQKYYGDGVVTGYGTIHGRLVYVFSQDFTVFGGSLSETQAEKICKILDLAMQNGAPVIGLNDSGGARIQEGVVSLGGYADIFYRNTIASGVIPQISAIMGPCAGGAVYSPAITDFIMMVENTSYMFVTGPNVVKTVTHEEVTSEELGGASAHSSKSGVTHFSCANEIECIENIKNLLKYIPQNCEDNAPVYPYENTGNEVREKLNSIIPESAQQPYDMREVIKEIADENSFLEVHQNYAENIVVGFALLGGRSVGIVANQPAVLAGVLDIESSKKGARFVRFCDSFNIPILTLVDVPGFLPGTDQEWHGIITNGAKLLYAFAEATVPKVTVITRKAYGGAYDVMNSKHIGADLNFAWPSAEIAVMGAKGASEIIFRKEIAEADDKEAKLQEKTDEYTEKFANPYLAAARGFVDEVIVPSSTRKKLIKGFKMLENKVDNLPRKKHGNIPL, encoded by the coding sequence ATGCAAGACAAATTAAAACTGCTACAGTCTAAACAAGAAAAAGCAAAGCTTGGTGGTGGCGAAAAAAGAATTAAAAGTCAACACGATAAAGGAAAACTTACGGCAAGAGAACGCTTACATTTTTTATTAGATGAAGGTAGTTTTGAAGAAATAGGAATGTTAGTAACCCACCGTTCTACAGATTTTGGCTTAGACAAACAAAAATATTATGGCGATGGAGTGGTTACCGGCTACGGCACTATACATGGCAGATTAGTTTATGTTTTCTCTCAAGATTTTACAGTTTTTGGCGGTTCGCTTAGCGAAACTCAAGCCGAAAAAATATGTAAAATTTTAGATTTAGCCATGCAAAATGGAGCTCCTGTTATAGGATTGAACGACAGCGGTGGAGCCAGAATACAAGAAGGCGTAGTTTCTTTAGGCGGATATGCCGATATTTTTTATAGAAATACTATTGCCAGCGGTGTTATACCACAAATTTCTGCTATAATGGGTCCTTGTGCCGGTGGTGCAGTTTATTCGCCTGCTATTACAGATTTTATTATGATGGTAGAAAATACCTCTTATATGTTTGTTACCGGGCCAAATGTGGTTAAAACCGTAACTCACGAAGAAGTAACCAGCGAAGAATTAGGCGGAGCAAGTGCTCATAGTAGCAAAAGTGGTGTTACTCATTTTTCTTGTGCAAATGAAATAGAATGTATTGAAAACATAAAAAACTTGCTTAAATATATTCCTCAAAATTGTGAGGATAATGCACCGGTTTATCCTTATGAAAATACAGGAAATGAAGTGCGAGAAAAATTGAACAGTATTATTCCCGAAAGTGCTCAGCAACCTTACGATATGCGTGAGGTAATAAAGGAAATAGCAGATGAAAATTCTTTTTTAGAAGTACATCAAAATTATGCTGAAAATATAGTAGTCGGTTTTGCTTTGCTGGGAGGAAGAAGTGTGGGCATAGTGGCTAATCAGCCAGCGGTTTTAGCAGGAGTTTTAGATATAGAATCCAGCAAAAAAGGAGCTCGTTTTGTCCGTTTTTGCGATAGCTTTAACATACCTATTTTAACTTTAGTTGATGTTCCCGGTTTTTTGCCCGGCACCGACCAAGAGTGGCATGGCATAATTACTAACGGGGCAAAATTGCTGTACGCTTTTGCTGAGGCTACTGTTCCAAAAGTTACGGTAATAACCCGAAAAGCTTATGGCGGAGCTTATGACGTAATGAATAGTAAACACATAGGTGCCGATTTGAATTTTGCTTGGCCAAGTGCCGAAATAGCTGTAATGGGAGCTAAAGGAGCTTCGGAAATTATTTTTAGAAAAGAAATAGCTGAAGCAGATGATAAAGAAGCTAAACTGCAAGAAAAAACGGATGAATATACCGAAAAATTTGCTAATCCTTACCTTGCCGCTGCCAGAGGTTTTGTAGATGAAGTAATAGTACCAAGTTCTACCCGAAAAAAATTAATTAAGGGTTTTAAAATGCTTGAAAACAAGGTAGATAACCTGCCACGAAAAAAACACGGAAATATTCCATTGTAA
- a CDS encoding T9SS type A sorting domain-containing protein, which translates to MKKIYLILIVFLTISFAKTNAATGTIDLSGRILVDINGDTFDLEQIQSEGYTIIFDFWATWCGPCLASTPSLDEIWQAHGPGGDKTFMVFSIEIDNSTTNEQAIINQYNINNPVFLGENNQTVRASHFAYGGSIPYFVVVCPDGAWEDNEGAVFSPNTLLNKAVCFDDDAKVNSSKEGSNCPSSSWLPELTLKNVGRTTLTAASVEIMVDGDVHEIVDWNGTMQSGGQEVLTGTVPVEYKGVGIQDISYNIISVNSGIDGNVKNDTLRRTKSFNISSTLDISLELIIDDYPEEMGYEVTTLNSAIVSSASAGTYNNANSNPVIDITLPTVEECYKVKLTDSYGDGSGGFIVKDSSGTELIMNTESFTTELESELYTSFDTDGDGYVDVVEDLNGSDKNDETSTPLTIMSILDVDNVSAFNVYPNPANTSFNVALELVNDKNATITITDLLGREITRKDVIDATTVFNTKTLNSGIYFVNVLSEGKVIANSKLIIK; encoded by the coding sequence ATGAAAAAAATTTACCTAATTCTAATTGTTTTTTTAACAATTTCTTTTGCAAAAACTAATGCTGCTACAGGAACAATAGACCTTTCGGGCAGGATATTAGTTGACATTAATGGCGATACCTTTGATTTGGAACAAATACAAAGTGAAGGATATACCATAATATTTGATTTTTGGGCTACATGGTGTGGTCCATGCCTAGCTTCAACTCCATCATTAGATGAAATATGGCAAGCTCATGGTCCCGGTGGAGATAAAACTTTTATGGTATTTTCAATAGAAATAGACAACTCTACTACTAATGAACAGGCTATAATTAATCAGTATAACATAAACAATCCTGTATTTTTAGGAGAAAATAATCAAACTGTCAGAGCCAGCCATTTTGCTTATGGAGGTTCTATCCCTTATTTTGTCGTAGTTTGTCCTGACGGAGCATGGGAAGATAATGAAGGAGCTGTATTTAGCCCAAATACACTATTAAACAAAGCTGTTTGCTTTGATGATGACGCTAAAGTGAATAGTTCAAAAGAAGGAAGTAATTGTCCAAGTAGTTCTTGGTTGCCTGAATTAACTTTAAAAAATGTTGGAAGAACTACATTAACTGCTGCTTCTGTTGAAATAATGGTAGATGGAGATGTACACGAAATAGTAGATTGGAACGGAACAATGCAGTCTGGAGGACAAGAAGTTTTAACTGGAACAGTACCTGTAGAATATAAAGGAGTTGGAATACAAGATATTAGTTATAATATCATTTCAGTTAACTCTGGTATAGATGGAAATGTTAAAAACGATACTTTAAGAAGAACTAAAAGCTTTAATATTTCAAGTACATTAGACATTAGTTTAGAATTAATTATTGATGACTACCCAGAAGAAATGGGATATGAAGTTACCACTTTAAATAGTGCTATTGTTTCATCTGCTTCTGCCGGCACATACAATAATGCTAACTCAAACCCTGTTATTGATATTACTTTACCTACAGTTGAAGAATGTTACAAAGTAAAATTGACAGACTCTTATGGCGATGGTTCGGGTGGATTTATAGTAAAAGATAGTAGTGGTACCGAGTTAATTATGAATACTGAATCATTTACTACTGAATTAGAAAGTGAGTTATACACTAGCTTTGATACTGACGGAGACGGGTATGTTGATGTAGTTGAAGATTTGAATGGTTCCGATAAAAATGACGAAACAAGTACTCCTTTAACTATAATGAGTATTTTAGATGTAGATAATGTTTCAGCATTTAATGTATATCCTAACCCTGCCAATACATCCTTTAATGTAGCGTTAGAATTAGTAAATGATAAGAATGCTACCATAACAATAACAGATTTATTAGGAAGAGAAATTACACGCAAAGATGTAATAGATGCAACTACTGTATTTAATACTAAAACATTAAATAGTGGAATTTACTTTGTTAACGTTTTATCTGAAGGCAAGGTAATTGCTAATTCTAAATTAATTATTAAATAA
- a CDS encoding TonB-dependent receptor has protein sequence MNKPSSSLFYTIVFILGIVNYSNAQNYINIYDAATLEPLAYANIKLTELSTHSIKYTTTDERGKFEIPFTTKTLVEASYIGYNKVRKEIMPGQEAIIYAFANEQEIDEVVVTGSAKETTIDKSVYNVNVITAETLNKRAANNLAEALQNELNIQIKQDGVLGSQIEMQGMGGYNVKVMIDGVPVIGRMDGNIDLSQINMNNIERIEVVEGPLSAMYGTNAIAGVINLITKQNQKNTVEGAAKFYYESNGTYNVDGNVGFKKKNHYISLNAGRYFFDGWNPTKDYDRDVLWNPKEQYFGGINYTYRTKKDWFHRFKTNYFQDKILNRYDPAGQLPIAFDDWYKTKRFDFTYATNGKIGKNLTLNSVNAYNLFNRIKNRYRKNLNTLESELVQDTEGEDNQDTTSLNQWMTRTALYWDNPEKIISVQGGIDINVENGKGGRFTEENGSSITMVDASFFVSLDIHPIKKVSIVPALRYGYNNMYVKLPTPSLQFKYDVSENSAFRLNYGMGYRTPDLKEMYLVFNDANHNIFGNKDLKAENSHNFSTSYNYQNSFNKHGLKVGAKFFYNHKYNAIVLTPDANLVYKYVNIAQNTSLGVQLDNKYTFKGLTVGVGFSYTGLTNDLYPKDNSLKKYYFYPQMQTNVSYDFKKINLSLNLFNKWMGKRYDYQLNENDEAVQIQTQSYDLMDFTVQKGFWKNRIGITAGIKNILNVTNILGSQTSGAHSSANNSSQIGTGRTYFVGLKISSKN, from the coding sequence ATGAACAAGCCAAGTAGTAGTTTATTTTATACAATAGTTTTCATTTTGGGCATTGTTAATTACAGCAATGCCCAAAACTATATAAATATATACGATGCTGCTACATTAGAGCCATTAGCTTATGCTAATATAAAACTAACAGAACTTTCTACTCATAGCATTAAATATACTACTACCGATGAAAGAGGAAAATTTGAAATACCTTTTACTACAAAAACATTAGTAGAAGCCAGCTATATAGGCTATAATAAAGTTAGAAAAGAAATAATGCCCGGACAAGAAGCTATTATTTACGCTTTTGCCAATGAACAGGAAATAGATGAAGTAGTAGTAACAGGAAGTGCTAAAGAAACCACAATAGATAAAAGCGTTTATAATGTAAATGTTATAACCGCAGAAACCCTAAACAAAAGAGCGGCAAACAACTTAGCAGAAGCACTGCAAAATGAACTAAACATACAAATAAAACAAGATGGCGTTTTGGGTTCTCAAATAGAAATGCAGGGCATGGGTGGCTACAATGTAAAAGTAATGATAGACGGTGTACCCGTAATAGGAAGAATGGACGGTAATATTGATTTAAGCCAAATTAATATGAATAATATTGAAAGAATAGAAGTAGTAGAAGGTCCATTATCTGCTATGTATGGCACTAATGCTATAGCAGGCGTTATAAATTTAATAACTAAACAAAATCAAAAAAACACTGTAGAAGGTGCAGCTAAATTTTATTACGAAAGTAACGGTACTTATAATGTAGATGGCAATGTGGGTTTCAAAAAGAAAAATCACTATATCAGTTTAAATGCAGGCAGGTATTTTTTTGACGGCTGGAATCCAACAAAAGACTACGACAGAGATGTACTTTGGAATCCTAAAGAACAATATTTTGGCGGTATAAACTATACTTATAGAACAAAAAAAGATTGGTTTCATAGATTTAAAACCAATTATTTTCAAGATAAAATACTTAATCGTTATGACCCGGCAGGGCAACTACCCATTGCTTTTGATGATTGGTACAAAACTAAACGCTTTGATTTTACTTATGCCACAAACGGAAAAATAGGCAAAAACTTAACTTTAAATAGTGTAAATGCCTATAACCTTTTTAATAGAATAAAAAATAGATACAGAAAAAATTTAAACACTTTAGAGTCGGAGCTGGTGCAAGACACAGAAGGAGAAGACAACCAAGACACTACCAGCCTAAACCAATGGATGACAAGAACGGCTTTGTATTGGGATAATCCAGAAAAAATAATAAGTGTACAAGGCGGAATAGATATAAATGTAGAAAATGGAAAAGGTGGAAGATTTACTGAAGAAAACGGTTCTTCCATTACTATGGTAGATGCTTCCTTTTTTGTTAGTTTAGATATTCACCCAATAAAAAAAGTGAGTATAGTACCCGCATTGCGATACGGCTACAACAATATGTATGTTAAACTCCCCACTCCATCTTTACAATTTAAGTATGATGTTTCGGAAAATAGTGCTTTCAGATTAAACTATGGCATGGGATATAGAACGCCCGATTTAAAAGAAATGTACTTAGTATTTAATGATGCTAACCACAATATTTTTGGTAATAAAGATTTAAAAGCAGAAAACTCTCATAATTTTTCAACTTCCTATAATTACCAAAACTCTTTTAACAAGCATGGACTTAAAGTTGGAGCTAAATTTTTCTACAACCATAAGTATAACGCCATAGTACTTACTCCAGACGCAAACTTAGTGTATAAGTACGTTAATATTGCCCAAAATACCTCATTAGGCGTACAGCTTGACAACAAATATACTTTTAAAGGCTTAACTGTAGGAGTTGGCTTTTCTTACACCGGCTTAACTAACGATTTATATCCGAAGGATAACAGTTTAAAGAAATATTACTTTTATCCTCAAATGCAAACCAATGTAAGTTATGATTTTAAAAAAATAAACTTAAGTTTAAACTTGTTTAATAAATGGATGGGAAAAAGATACGACTATCAGCTAAATGAAAATGATGAAGCTGTACAAATTCAAACCCAATCTTATGATTTAATGGATTTTACGGTACAAAAAGGTTTTTGGAAAAATAGAATAGGCATTACCGCTGGAATTAAAAACATACTAAATGTTACCAATATTTTAGGTAGCCAAACAAGCGGTGCTCACTCATCGGCTAATAATTCTTCGCAAATAGGAACAGGAAGAACATATTTTGTAGGTTTAAAAATATCAAGTAAAAATTGA
- a CDS encoding DNA translocase FtsK 4TM domain-containing protein, protein MAKKVKNTKSTSKTVFYKNPKFQKVLGLVLILFAFLLFVSFLSHIFTANADEVLVEETIIDDFGNETTIVNEKNALGKLGVILSNFFVKNMFGIPAFFITFLLTVYGANLLFSVKQFKWKKITYHSVFLMFYLSALFEFVRAILFPNSFFHPGGYVGYYLAGAKGWLVNNLKFIGTAAVLLVFGLSYLVITFDISFDKILLLFKSKKKKGNATSNNLEEEGDVPISMNESIFEKDKIDSQTTNIDEFLDDDDNFDDEEDEEGSVDFVIKEKDEEGFEKVNKEIYDTNNQTNDTDEDLELDIEEAVEEEAVLSDNDNVKSTNYDPTLDLSNYNYPPLSILENHGGDKVNIDKEELENNKDQIVETLRNYKIEISKIKATVGPTVTLYEIIPAPGIRISKIKNLEDDIALSLAALGIRIIAPIPGKGTIGIEVPNANKEVVSIKSILSSEKFKNTKFDLPIALGKNIANEIFITDLTKMPHLLMAGATGQGKSVGINAILVSLLYKKHPSQLKFVLVDPKKVELSIYNAIEKHFLAILPGEEEAIITDVQKVVATLNALCIEMDDRYNLLKDAKARNLKEYNEKFIKRKLNPNNGHKFLPYIVLVIDEFADLIMTAGKEVETPIARLAQLARAIGIHLILATQRPSVNIITGVIKANFPARISFKVSSKIDSRTILDTGGADQLIGRGDMLFSQGSELVRLQCAFIDTPEVEELVNFISSQQGYPRVFELPEYIDPNANDGGGGNYSDDERDELFEEAARLIVDNQVGSTSMIQRKLKLGYNRAGRIMDQLEDAGIVGPNLGSKPRDVYCKTQTELEQYLS, encoded by the coding sequence ATGGCAAAAAAGGTAAAGAATACAAAAAGTACAAGCAAAACAGTCTTTTATAAAAATCCTAAGTTTCAAAAAGTATTGGGACTTGTGCTTATTCTGTTTGCTTTTTTACTTTTTGTTTCATTTCTATCTCACATTTTTACAGCCAATGCCGATGAAGTATTGGTAGAAGAAACCATTATTGACGATTTTGGCAATGAAACAACTATAGTAAACGAAAAAAATGCCTTAGGCAAATTAGGCGTTATTCTATCCAACTTTTTTGTGAAAAATATGTTTGGTATTCCCGCATTTTTCATCACATTTTTATTGACAGTTTATGGTGCTAATTTGTTGTTTAGCGTAAAACAATTTAAATGGAAAAAAATAACCTACCACAGTGTTTTTTTAATGTTCTATTTATCCGCATTATTTGAATTTGTTAGAGCCATTTTATTCCCCAACAGCTTTTTTCACCCCGGTGGATATGTGGGCTACTACTTAGCCGGAGCTAAAGGTTGGCTGGTAAATAATTTAAAATTTATTGGAACAGCAGCCGTTTTGTTGGTGTTTGGCTTATCATATTTAGTCATAACTTTTGATATAAGTTTTGATAAAATTCTCCTACTTTTTAAATCAAAAAAGAAAAAAGGAAATGCTACTTCAAATAATTTAGAGGAAGAAGGCGATGTGCCTATTTCTATGAATGAAAGTATTTTTGAGAAAGATAAAATTGATAGTCAGACTACCAATATTGATGAATTTTTAGATGATGACGATAATTTTGATGATGAAGAAGACGAAGAAGGCTCTGTAGATTTTGTAATTAAAGAAAAAGATGAAGAAGGGTTTGAAAAAGTAAATAAAGAAATTTATGACACCAATAACCAAACTAATGACACCGATGAAGATTTAGAATTAGACATAGAAGAAGCTGTAGAAGAAGAAGCGGTGCTGAGCGATAACGATAATGTAAAAAGCACCAACTACGACCCCACTTTAGATTTAAGCAACTACAATTACCCACCACTTTCTATTTTAGAAAATCATGGTGGCGATAAAGTAAACATAGACAAAGAAGAACTTGAAAACAATAAAGACCAAATTGTAGAAACTTTAAGAAATTATAAAATTGAAATATCTAAAATAAAAGCCACTGTAGGTCCTACAGTTACGCTTTACGAAATTATACCTGCACCGGGCATCAGAATTTCTAAAATTAAAAACTTAGAAGATGATATAGCTTTAAGTTTAGCCGCTTTAGGTATTAGAATTATAGCTCCCATACCCGGCAAAGGAACTATAGGTATAGAAGTGCCAAATGCCAATAAAGAGGTGGTTTCTATAAAATCAATTTTATCGTCAGAAAAGTTTAAAAACACTAAGTTTGATTTACCTATTGCCTTAGGAAAAAATATAGCCAACGAAATTTTTATTACCGACCTTACCAAAATGCCCCACTTACTTATGGCGGGTGCCACGGGGCAAGGTAAATCTGTAGGTATAAATGCTATTTTGGTTTCATTACTGTATAAAAAACATCCTTCGCAACTAAAATTTGTGCTGGTTGACCCTAAAAAAGTGGAGCTATCCATATACAATGCCATTGAAAAACACTTTTTAGCCATACTTCCGGGCGAAGAAGAAGCCATTATTACTGATGTGCAAAAAGTGGTGGCTACGCTTAATGCTTTGTGTATAGAAATGGACGACCGCTACAACTTACTAAAGGATGCCAAAGCAAGAAACCTAAAAGAGTATAACGAAAAATTTATAAAGCGAAAGCTTAATCCTAATAACGGACACAAATTTTTGCCATACATTGTATTAGTTATAGATGAATTTGCCGATTTAATAATGACCGCAGGCAAAGAAGTTGAAACGCCTATTGCTCGTTTGGCTCAGTTGGCACGTGCCATAGGTATTCATTTAATTTTAGCTACACAAAGACCATCTGTAAACATTATAACGGGAGTTATTAAAGCCAATTTCCCTGCCCGAATTTCGTTTAAAGTTTCTTCTAAAATAGACTCAAGAACTATTTTAGATACGGGAGGAGCAGACCAGTTAATAGGTCGTGGAGATATGTTGTTTTCGCAGGGGAGCGAATTGGTGCGTTTGCAATGTGCTTTTATAGATACTCCGGAAGTAGAGGAATTAGTAAACTTTATAAGCAGTCAGCAGGGCTACCCAAGAGTTTTTGAGCTACCAGAATATATAGACCCCAACGCTAACGATGGCGGAGGCGGAAATTACTCTGATGATGAAAGAGATGAACTATTTGAAGAAGCAGCTCGTTTAATAGTTGATAATCAAGTGGGTAGCACTTCTATGATTCAAAGAAAATTAAAACTGGGATATAACCGAGCAGGACGAATTATGGATCAATTAGAAGATGCCGGAATTGTAGGGCCAAATTTAGGAAGTAAACCAAGAGATGTTTATTGTAAAACTCAAACAGAATTGGAACAATATTTGAGTTAG
- a CDS encoding T9SS type A sorting domain-containing protein: protein MKKKLLKFLLIVPIIAFVFEINAQEVFIVGGANYDSTHIASAPSDTFAIEKKIYLYHNSPSQVKIVWDATGFTSTSGWGVNLCEDVRAGGACYQLSFKSGDTMIAEVGDTLYLKPQFLPNGTAGFGYIPITIELDGVSGSQKHYDYYFKVDSLVEATAINEIANLNFKLYPNPAVDMVNIDLPYNHNVKTIKVYNVLGKEVYQTSVNNNTNIKIETKNYKSGVYIIKLIDKGNNINTSTFIVK, encoded by the coding sequence ATGAAAAAAAAATTACTTAAATTTTTATTAATTGTACCAATAATTGCTTTTGTTTTTGAAATAAATGCACAAGAAGTATTTATTGTTGGGGGAGCGAATTATGACTCTACTCATATAGCTTCAGCACCAAGCGATACATTTGCTATTGAAAAGAAAATTTATTTGTATCATAATAGTCCATCTCAAGTAAAAATTGTTTGGGATGCTACTGGATTTACAAGCACCTCAGGGTGGGGCGTAAATTTGTGTGAAGATGTTAGAGCAGGAGGAGCATGTTATCAACTTTCTTTTAAATCTGGAGATACAATGATAGCAGAGGTTGGCGATACGCTTTACTTGAAACCTCAGTTTCTTCCAAACGGAACGGCTGGGTTTGGCTATATTCCTATTACTATAGAATTAGATGGGGTTTCTGGTTCTCAAAAACATTATGATTATTATTTTAAAGTTGACTCATTAGTAGAAGCTACTGCTATTAACGAAATTGCAAACTTAAACTTTAAACTTTATCCTAACCCTGCTGTAGATATGGTAAATATTGATTTGCCTTATAATCACAATGTTAAAACCATTAAAGTTTATAATGTTTTAGGTAAGGAGGTTTACCAAACTTCTGTAAATAATAATACTAATATTAAAATAGAAACTAAAAATTACAAATCGGGGGTTTATATTATTAAGCTTATAGATAAAGGCAACAATATTAATACCTCTACTTTTATAGTGAAGTAG
- a CDS encoding Fic family protein, translating to MIEKPPQSKELTTDITIQNMVDIDMAGVLKKIQDNYLYWDKVKYQKSKLSATDLWFAVKLHRRLKSNILTFGKYQFSYIVTDFMQQTLHHFDLNIGGSLTSNIGIAETDKNKFIISSLIEESISSSQIEGAVTTRKKAKEMLQKERKPINKSEQMIMNNYITMRKIVQIKDKDLSEELLLNIHKLITNSTLDNKNEEGKFRESNEIHVVNSVTGEMAHTPPDYAELKKLIKDLCAFFNKENATFIHPIVKASIIHFLIGWIHPFVDGNGRTARALFYWYMLKKGYWLTEFLSISRIIKDSKKQYENAFIYTELDNNDMGYFISYQLKTMQKAFESLKSYINLKQKEVFQSARFLKIPNINERMAQILKLLYDDGDRILDSKFIENRFKISNFTARSDLKTLVQLGFLESVQVNKKKHNYIKSKQFEKQLRKHNV from the coding sequence GTGATAGAAAAACCCCCTCAAAGCAAGGAACTTACCACAGATATTACCATTCAAAACATGGTTGACATTGATATGGCAGGTGTTTTAAAGAAAATACAAGACAACTATTTGTATTGGGACAAAGTAAAGTATCAAAAATCAAAACTTAGTGCCACCGATTTATGGTTTGCCGTAAAATTGCATAGACGGCTAAAAAGCAATATTTTAACCTTTGGCAAATATCAATTTTCTTATATTGTTACAGATTTTATGCAGCAAACACTGCATCATTTTGACTTGAATATAGGAGGCTCTCTTACTAGTAATATAGGTATAGCAGAAACAGATAAAAACAAATTTATTATTAGTTCGCTTATTGAGGAATCTATAAGCAGCAGCCAAATAGAAGGAGCTGTAACCACCCGAAAAAAAGCAAAAGAAATGCTCCAAAAAGAGAGAAAGCCAATCAATAAATCGGAGCAAATGATAATGAACAATTATATAACAATGAGAAAAATTGTTCAAATAAAAGATAAAGATTTAAGCGAAGAACTTTTGTTAAACATACACAAACTAATAACAAACAGTACTCTTGACAACAAAAATGAAGAAGGCAAGTTTAGAGAAAGCAATGAAATACATGTAGTTAATTCGGTAACAGGGGAAATGGCTCACACACCACCAGACTATGCCGAATTGAAAAAGTTAATTAAAGACCTATGTGCTTTTTTTAATAAAGAAAATGCCACGTTTATACACCCTATTGTAAAAGCAAGTATTATACATTTTTTAATAGGATGGATTCATCCTTTTGTAGATGGAAACGGTAGAACGGCTAGAGCTTTGTTTTATTGGTATATGTTAAAAAAAGGCTATTGGCTAACCGAGTTTTTATCTATTTCAAGAATTATAAAAGACTCTAAAAAACAATATGAAAATGCTTTTATATATACCGAGTTGGACAATAATGACATGGGGTATTTTATTAGCTACCAGCTTAAAACTATGCAAAAAGCATTTGAGTCTTTGAAGTCTTATATAAACTTAAAGCAAAAAGAAGTTTTTCAATCGGCTCGGTTTTTAAAAATACCTAATATAAACGAACGTATGGCTCAGATATTAAAACTGTTGTACGATGATGGAGACCGAATATTAGATTCTAAATTTATAGAAAACAGATTTAAGATATCTAACTTTACTGCTCGGTCAGATTTAAAAACACTTGTACAATTAGGTTTTTTAGAAAGTGTACAAGTTAATAAGAAGAAGCACAATTATATAAAATCAAAACAGTTTGAAAAGCAATTGCGAAAACACAATGTTTAA
- a CDS encoding outer membrane lipoprotein carrier protein LolA — protein sequence MKKLFSILFLVLGLSTMAQDSNVVDPEADKILSELSAKYKNYKSAEMNVALTIDLPDVDDNQVMDVKVWIKGDKFKIELKDQVFISDNKTLWNYMKEYNEVQINNYEESDAIFSPSVIFNLYKADYIYRMKENYKNSAGALIKVIELAPINKDQNFFKIDLAVDSKNSIVEAKIYERSGTRYIYKINGIKPNVELSDSFFTFDPSKYKDIEVIDARF from the coding sequence ATGAAAAAATTGTTTAGTATTTTATTTCTTGTTTTGGGGCTTAGCACAATGGCTCAAGATAGTAATGTTGTAGATCCTGAAGCGGATAAAATTTTAAGTGAATTATCGGCTAAATACAAAAATTATAAGTCTGCCGAAATGAATGTGGCTTTAACCATAGATTTACCGGATGTTGACGATAATCAAGTAATGGATGTAAAAGTTTGGATAAAAGGCGATAAATTTAAAATAGAGCTTAAAGATCAAGTTTTTATTTCTGACAATAAGACACTTTGGAACTACATGAAAGAGTACAATGAAGTGCAAATAAATAATTATGAAGAAAGTGATGCTATTTTTTCTCCCTCTGTAATATTTAATCTTTATAAAGCAGATTATATATATAGAATGAAAGAAAACTATAAAAACAGTGCCGGTGCTTTAATAAAAGTAATAGAATTAGCTCCTATTAATAAAGACCAAAATTTCTTTAAAATAGATTTAGCCGTAGATAGCAAAAACAGTATAGTAGAAGCCAAAATATACGAACGTTCCGGCACACGATATATCTATAAAATAAACGGCATAAAACCTAACGTAGAACTTTCTGATAGCTTTTTTACTTTTGACCCCTCTAAGTATAAGGATATAGAAGTGATAGATGCAAGGTTTTAA
- a CDS encoding DUF2853 family protein, translated as MSKRDEKVAKYAEQLKGAGVKVDMDLLTKVTVGLGPSIYKADAETVSGTDESELETVKKNYLMKKLGLADSPKLDAGIAKAVETLGKSNRNKYRACVYYLLCKEFKKESVYA; from the coding sequence ATGAGCAAAAGAGACGAAAAAGTAGCTAAATATGCTGAGCAATTAAAAGGTGCTGGCGTAAAAGTTGACATGGATTTATTAACTAAAGTAACTGTAGGCTTAGGTCCTTCTATTTACAAAGCTGATGCTGAAACAGTATCTGGTACTGACGAAAGCGAATTAGAAACTGTAAAGAAAAATTACTTAATGAAAAAATTAGGTTTAGCAGACAGCCCAAAATTAGATGCAGGCATAGCTAAAGCTGTTGAAACTTTAGGAAAATCTAACAGAAATAAATACAGAGCTTGTGTATATTACTTGCTTTGCAAAGAGTTTAAAAAAGAAAGCGTTTACGCTTAA